One genomic segment of Pseudorasbora parva isolate DD20220531a chromosome 6, ASM2467924v1, whole genome shotgun sequence includes these proteins:
- the usp19 gene encoding ubiquitin carboxyl-terminal hydrolase 19 isoform X2, producing the protein MASSSTGPSESGRRRGQRGPDDAVSSSKKKQKDRVNQESKEAKRAASAISTETRKDLFLDWKQNAYEVIVRLYCGDAGVLKVEDINSAFSDSACHIRLPDGREWSCHLHEEIEASCSKLLYKEKTNVLQLVMHKKIPLNTWPTFANKKKTEAVNILTENGSNHQQSTPGQSEKSGGTTEKAPAATSAEQKRGKPDRGLKRGMKGKQVELTESTSAKVAEIKSTDKADSINEPSAKRTTRPSKNTKEPPVAACSSKESQSKQAVNGKSHTSFVSSGASSSSNAKDNRAQVKGQACQASQRAKEVDRRPESSAQVEADDSKTVSSLCELKVTQQENCSSPVKTNSEKIASDETENRKEEKKPQADTQIPKMLPSHDSGSGEPVSTPLKRAESPQKRCTEEKRDKSKEEPHGGNHEEDTEGGKNKVRSGQDIPYFTRKAGPEPMVNLKLVKNDSYEKGTDLMVVNVYLKEICRQTSRVLFREQDFTLIFQTSDPNFLRLHPDCGPNTVFKWQVKLRNLIQPDQSSYAFTPSRIDITLKKRHSQRWGGLEAPATQVGGAKVAVPSSPSTLEKSQPGSSQHALPAKEEPRVGEEKVKPPRASDDSGLDAVAPRSVPEQMSLKQEPTIATPKPTCMVQPMTHTPPPGSERAEEVEEKKVCLPGFTGLVNLGNTCFMNSVIQSLSNTRELRDYFHDRAFESEINCNNPLGTGGRLAIGFAVLLRALWKGTHHAFQPSKLKAIVASKASQFTGYAQHDAQEFMAFLLDGLHEDLNRIQDKPYTETVDSDGRQDEVVAEEAWQRHKMRNDSFIVDLFQGQYKSKLVCPVCSKVSITFDPFLYLPVPLPQKQKVLTVFYFAKEPHKKPVKFLVSVSKENSSTTEVLDSISRSVRTRPENLKLAEVVKGRFHRIFSPSQSLDTVSSSDLLFCFEMLSKDLAKERVVLLKVQQRPQVPSIPITKCAGCLKPPASDDEKLKRCTRCYRVGYCNQACQKNHWPTHKTMCRPNVENIGLPFFITVPESRLTYTRLTQLLEGYSRYSVNVFQPPFQSGRTSPEASLSRSDLTSTASSASERQEQEEELSSAGEVENLKQGDSVTTPQTETASTPSAAGGDTLSIHTNDSGCCELATSSQDSLVEKETSCEKAIKPEAVVTGYQQPSESGSGSVSQFYITVLDSNQKEDTKLEDKGDSVLELPDDCMLELVWKNNERLKEYVLVRSKELEFDEDPGSATETSRAGHFTLEQCLNLFTKPEVLAPEEAWYCPKCQQHREASKQLLLWRLPNVLIIQLKRFSFRSFIWRDKINDMVDFPVRNLDLSKFCIGHKGDIQQPPIYDLYAVINHYGGMIGGHYTAYARLPSDKNSQRSDVGWRLFDDSTVTTVEESQVVTRYAYVLFYRRRNSPVERPSHLLGPLGAESSAATGGAASQASLIWQELEEDEEGQREASLRSLFRPGLRRRRARTRMEEEEEDRSGHSRRRRDGISDYCDGERLRYFILGTVAAVLALLFNLIYPLLYWSNWA; encoded by the exons ATGGCCAGCAGCAGTACAGGACCAAGTGAATCTGGCCGGAGGCGAGGTCAGAGAGGACCTGACGATGCAGTCAGCTCCAGCAAGAAGAAGCAGAAGGACAGAGTCAACCAAGAGAGCAAGGAGGCCAAGCGGGCTGCCTCAGCCATCAGCACAGAGACCAGGAAAG ATTTGTTTCTCGACTGGAAGCAGAATGCGTACGAGGTAATTGTGAGGCTGTACTGTGGAGATGCTGGGGTCCTGAAAGTAGAAGATATCAATTCTGCCTTTTCCGATTCTGCCTGCCACATCCGCTTGCCGG ATGGCCGTGAGTGGAGCTGTCATCTCCACGAAGAAATTGAAGCCTCCTGCAGTAAATTGCTTTATAAGGAGAAAACAAATGTTCTACAGCTTGTCATGCACAAGAAGATCCCCCTCAACACCTGGCCCACTTTTGCT AACAAGAAAAAGACTGAAGCGGTGAACATCCTTACAGAGAATGGCAGCAACCACCAGCAGTCAACCCCAGGGCAGTCTGAAAAATCTGGTGGAACCACTGAGAAAGCACCCGCAGCGACGTCTGCTGAGCAAAAACGAGGCAAACCCGACCGAGGGTTGAAACGAGGGATGAAAGGGAAACAGGTAGAGCTCACTGAGAGCACAAGCGCGAAGGTAGCCGAGATTAAATCAACCGATAAAGCAGACTCGATCAATGAACCCAGCGCGAAGCGCACCACACGACCTTCTAAAAACACAAAGGAGCCCCCAGTTGCTGCCTGCTCATCGAAAGAGTCTCAGTCCAAACAAGCAGTTAATGGCAAGTCACACACATCATTCGTTAGCAGTGGTGCCTCTTCATCTAGCAATGCAAAAGACAACAGGGCTCAAGTCAAAGGTCAAGCATGCCAGGCTTCGCAGAGAGCAAAAGAAGTGGACAGGAGGCCAGAAAGCAGTGCTCAG GTTGAAGCAGATGATAGCAAGACTGTTTCCTCTTTGTGTGAGCTGAAGGTAACTCAGCAGGAGAATTGTTCTTCTCCCGTAAAAACAAACTCTGAAAAAATAGCATCGGATGAGACCGAAAACAGAAAGGAGGAAAAGAAGCCACAGGCTGATACCCAGATCCCTAAAATGCTTCCATCTCATGATTCGGGATCTGGAGAGCCTGTTTCAACACCCTTAAAGCGAGCTGAGTCTCCTCAGAAGAGATGCACAGAGGAGAAGAGAGACAAGTCCAAGGAGGAGCCACATGGAGGGAACCATGAGGAGGATACAGAAG gtggcaagaacaaagttcgttctggccaggacattccatacttcacgagaaaagcag GTCCGGAGCCAATGGTGAACTTGAAGTTAGTGAAAAATGACTCGTATGAGAAGGGCACAGACCTGATGGTTGTTAACGTCTACTTGAAAGAAATTTGCCGGCAGACCTCAAGGGTGCTGTTCAGGGAACAAGACTTCACTCTTATCTTCCAGACCAG TGATCCCAACTTTTTGCGCCTTCATCCGGATTGCGGACCAAACACTGTCTTTAAATGGCAGGTTAAACTCAG GAATCTAATCCAGCCAGATCAGTCCAGCTATGCCTTTACTCCGTCCCGAATCGACATTACCCTGAAGAAAAGACACAGTCAGCGCTGGGGGGGTCTGGAGGCCCCTGCCACACAAG TGGGGGGCGCCAAGGTTGCCGTGCCCTCCAGCCCTTCCACCCTCGAAAAAAGTCAGCCAGGAAGCAGCCAGCATGCACTTCCTGCTAAAGAAGAACCACGTGTGGGAGAGGAGAAGGTTAAACCCCCTCGAGCCTCAGATGACTCGGGTCTGGATGCTGTGGCCCCTCGCTCAGTCCCAGAGCAAATGTCCCTCAAACAGGAACCAACTATTGCAACG CCCAAGCCCACCTGCATGGTGCAGCCCATGACTCACACTCCTCCTCCAGGCAGTGAGAGAGCTGAAGAAGTGGAGGAGAAGAAGGTGTGTCTCCCTGGCTTCACTGGATTGGTCAATCTGGGAAACACTTGCTTTATGAACAGTGTGATCCAGTCCCTCTCAAATACACGGGAACTCAGGGATTATTTCCACG ACCGGGCGTTTGAGTCCgagattaactgtaataaccCATTGGGTACGGGTGGACGACTGGCCATTGGCTTTGCAGTTCTGCTTCGAGCGCTGTGGAAGGGCACTCACCATGCATTTCAACCCTCCAAATTAAAG GCTATAGTTGCCAGTAAAGCCAGTCAGTTTACAGGCTACGCGCAGCATGATGCTCAGGAGTTCATGGCTTTCTTGCTGGATGGGCTGCATGAGGACCTGAACCGCATCCAAGACAAACCATATACAGAGACCGTTGACTCAGACGGCCGTCAGGATGAG GTTGTTGCAGAAGAGGCATGGCAGAGGCATAAAATGAGGAACGATTCATTCATTGTTGACCTCTTTCAGGGCCAGTACAAGTCAAAGCTGGTGTGTCCAGTGTGTTCTAAG GTTTCCATAACCTTTGACCCCTTCCTGTACTTACCAGTCCCTCTTCCTCAGAAGCAGAAGGTGTTGACTGTTTTCTATTTCGCTAAAGAGCCTCACAAGAAACCTGTCAAG tttttggtcagtgtgagTAAAGAGAACTCGAGCACGACTGAAGTACTGGATTCAATATCTCGCAGTGTGAGGACCAGACCGGAGAATCTGAAGCTAGCAGAG GTGGTGAAGGGTAGATTCCACAGAATCTTTTCACCGTCTCAATCTTTAGACACGGTCTCGTCCAGTGACCTGCTCTTCTGCTTTGAGATGTTGTCAAAAGATCTAGCCAAAGAGAGGGTGGTGCTGCTGAAGGTCCAACAG AGACCTCAGGTCCCTAGCATCCCCATCACAAAGTGTGCTGGCTGCCTGAAGCCTCCTGCCTCTGACGATGAGAAGCTCAAGCGCTGTACTCGCTGTTACCGTGTTGGCTACTGCAATCA AGCCTGCCAGAAAAACCACTGGCCTACTCACAAGACCATGTGCCGGCCCAATGTGGAGAATATTGGACTGCCGTTTTTCATCACTGTGCCTGAGTCTAGGCTGACATATACCCGCCTCACACAGCTTCTGGAAGGCTACTCTAG GTACTCTGTCAATGTGTTCCAGCCACCTTTCCAGTCCGGTAGGACGTCCCCAGAGGCCAGCCTGTCCCGCTCTGACCTGACCTCCACGGCGAGCAGTGCCTCAGAGCGTCAAGAGCAGGAAGAAGAGCTGTCATCTGCAGGAGAAGTGGAAAACCTGAAGCAGGGTGACTCTGTCACAACCCCTCAAACAGAGACGGCGTCTACGCCCTCTGCAGCAGGTGGGGACACTCTCTCCATACACACAAATGACTCAGGATGCTGTGAGCTTGCCACCAGCTCCCAAGATTCTTTGGTGGAGAAAGAAACTTCATGTGAAAAGGCTATTAAACCAGAAG CTGTAGTGACTGGGTATCAGCAGCCTTCTGAGTCTGGGAGCGGAAGTGTGTCTCAATTCTACATCACCGTTCTGGACTCAAACCAAAAGGAGGACACAAAACTTGAGGACAAAG GTGATTCGGTACTGGAGCTGCCTGATGACTGCATGCTGGAGCTGGTGTGGAAGAACAATGAGCGGCTGAAGGAATATGTGCTGGTGCGTTCTAAAGAGCTGGAGTTTGATGAAGACCCGGGCTCTGCTACGGAGACATCCAGGGCAGGACACTTCACCTTAGAGCAGTGCCTGAACCTCTTTACCAAACCTGAGGTGCTGGCCCCTGAAGAGGCATG GTACTGTCCTAAGTGTCAGCAACACAGAGAGGCCTctaaacagctgctgctttggcGCCTTCCCAACGTGCTCATCATCCAGCTAAAGCGCTTCTCATTTAGGAGCTTCATATGGAGGGACAAGATAAATGATATGGTCGATTTCCCAGTCAG AAACTTGGACTTGAGTAAGTTCTGTATTGGTCATAAGGGTGACATCCAGCAGCCTCCGATCTATGACCTCTACGCTGTGATCAACCATTATGGTGGAATGATCGGAGGACACTACACAGCCTATGCTCGTCTTCCCAGTGACAAGAATAGCCAACGCAGCGATGTTG GTTGGCGTTTGTTTGACGACAGCACAGTGACAACAGTGGAAGAGAGTCAGGTGGTGACACGTTACGCCTATGTGCTGTTCTACCGCCGCAGGAACTCTCCAGTGGAGAGGCCGTCTCACTTGCTGGGGCCCCTTGGCGCTGAATCCTCTGCTGCAACTGGTGGTGCTGCCAGTCAG GCGTCTCTGATATGGCAGGAACTGGAGGAGGACGAGGAGGGGCAGAGAGAGGCCTCTCTTCGGAGCCTGTTTCGCCCCGGTCTACGTAGAAGAAGAGCCAGGACAAGgatggaggaagaagaagaggacAGGAGTGGGCATTCTCGCCGCAGACGAGATGGCATCTCAGATTACTGTGACGGCGAACGCCTGAGATATTTCATCCTGGGCACTGTGGCTGCAGTCCTAGCATTACTGTTCAACCTCATCTATCCTTTGTTATACTGGTCCAACTGGGCTTGA
- the usp19 gene encoding ubiquitin carboxyl-terminal hydrolase 19 isoform X4, translating into MASSSTGPSESGRRRGQRGPDDAVSSSKKKQKDRVNQESKEAKRAASAISTETRKDLFLDWKQNAYEVIVRLYCGDAGVLKVEDINSAFSDSACHIRLPDGREWSCHLHEEIEASCSKLLYKEKTNVLQLVMHKKIPLNTWPTFANKKKTEAVNILTENGSNHQQSTPGQSEKSGGTTEKAPAATSAEQKRGKPDRGLKRGMKGKQVELTESTSAKVAEIKSTDKADSINEPSAKRTTRPSKNTKEPPVAACSSKESQSKQAVNGKSHTSFVSSGASSSSNAKDNRAQVKGQACQASQRAKEVDRRPESSAQVEADDSKTVSSLCELKVTQQENCSSPVKTNSEKIASDETENRKEEKKPQADTQIPKMLPSHDSGSGEPVSTPLKRAESPQKRCTEEKRDKSKEEPHGGNHEEDTEGGKNKVRSGQDIPYFTRKAGPEPMVNLKLVKNDSYEKGTDLMVVNVYLKEICRQTSRVLFREQDFTLIFQTSDPNFLRLHPDCGPNTVFKWQVKLRNLIQPDQSSYAFTPSRIDITLKKRHSQRWGGLEAPATQGAVGGAKVAVPSSPSTLEKSQPGSSQHALPAKEEPRVGEEKVKPPRASDDSGLDAVAPRSVPEQMSLKQEPTIATPKPTCMVQPMTHTPPPGSERAEEVEEKKVCLPGFTGLVNLGNTCFMNSVIQSLSNTRELRDYFHDRAFESEINCNNPLGTGGRLAIGFAVLLRALWKGTHHAFQPSKLKAIVASKASQFTGYAQHDAQEFMAFLLDGLHEDLNRIQDKPYTETVDSDGRQDEVVAEEAWQRHKMRNDSFIVDLFQGQYKSKLVCPVCSKVSITFDPFLYLPVPLPQKQKVLTVFYFAKEPHKKPVKFLVSVSKENSSTTEVLDSISRSVRTRPENLKLAEVVKGRFHRIFSPSQSLDTVSSSDLLFCFEMLSKDLAKERVVLLKVQQRPQVPSIPITKCAGCLKPPASDDEKLKRCTRCYRVGYCNQACQKNHWPTHKTMCRPNVENIGLPFFITVPESRLTYTRLTQLLEGYSRYSVNVFQPPFQSGRTSPEASLSRSDLTSTASSASERQEQEEELSSAGEVENLKQGDSVTTPQTETASTPSAAGGDTLSIHTNDSGCCELATSSQDSLVEKETSCEKAIKPEAVVTGYQQPSESGSGSVSQFYITVLDSNQKEDTKLEDKGDSVLELPDDCMLELVWKNNERLKEYVLVRSKELEFDEDPGSATETSRAGHFTLEQCLNLFTKPEVLAPEEAWYCPKCQQHREASKQLLLWRLPNVLIIQLKRFSFRSFIWRDKINDMVDFPVRNLDLSKFCIGHKGDIQQPPIYDLYAVINHYGGMIGGHYTAYARLPSDKNSQRSDVGWRLFDDSTVTTVEESQVVTRYAYVLFYRRRNSPVERPSHLLGPLGAESSAATGGAASQASSQTLFGTDLDPDGSPQLSTEVTSEMFAHSGECTAPSYSSMEEVD; encoded by the exons ATGGCCAGCAGCAGTACAGGACCAAGTGAATCTGGCCGGAGGCGAGGTCAGAGAGGACCTGACGATGCAGTCAGCTCCAGCAAGAAGAAGCAGAAGGACAGAGTCAACCAAGAGAGCAAGGAGGCCAAGCGGGCTGCCTCAGCCATCAGCACAGAGACCAGGAAAG ATTTGTTTCTCGACTGGAAGCAGAATGCGTACGAGGTAATTGTGAGGCTGTACTGTGGAGATGCTGGGGTCCTGAAAGTAGAAGATATCAATTCTGCCTTTTCCGATTCTGCCTGCCACATCCGCTTGCCGG ATGGCCGTGAGTGGAGCTGTCATCTCCACGAAGAAATTGAAGCCTCCTGCAGTAAATTGCTTTATAAGGAGAAAACAAATGTTCTACAGCTTGTCATGCACAAGAAGATCCCCCTCAACACCTGGCCCACTTTTGCT AACAAGAAAAAGACTGAAGCGGTGAACATCCTTACAGAGAATGGCAGCAACCACCAGCAGTCAACCCCAGGGCAGTCTGAAAAATCTGGTGGAACCACTGAGAAAGCACCCGCAGCGACGTCTGCTGAGCAAAAACGAGGCAAACCCGACCGAGGGTTGAAACGAGGGATGAAAGGGAAACAGGTAGAGCTCACTGAGAGCACAAGCGCGAAGGTAGCCGAGATTAAATCAACCGATAAAGCAGACTCGATCAATGAACCCAGCGCGAAGCGCACCACACGACCTTCTAAAAACACAAAGGAGCCCCCAGTTGCTGCCTGCTCATCGAAAGAGTCTCAGTCCAAACAAGCAGTTAATGGCAAGTCACACACATCATTCGTTAGCAGTGGTGCCTCTTCATCTAGCAATGCAAAAGACAACAGGGCTCAAGTCAAAGGTCAAGCATGCCAGGCTTCGCAGAGAGCAAAAGAAGTGGACAGGAGGCCAGAAAGCAGTGCTCAG GTTGAAGCAGATGATAGCAAGACTGTTTCCTCTTTGTGTGAGCTGAAGGTAACTCAGCAGGAGAATTGTTCTTCTCCCGTAAAAACAAACTCTGAAAAAATAGCATCGGATGAGACCGAAAACAGAAAGGAGGAAAAGAAGCCACAGGCTGATACCCAGATCCCTAAAATGCTTCCATCTCATGATTCGGGATCTGGAGAGCCTGTTTCAACACCCTTAAAGCGAGCTGAGTCTCCTCAGAAGAGATGCACAGAGGAGAAGAGAGACAAGTCCAAGGAGGAGCCACATGGAGGGAACCATGAGGAGGATACAGAAG gtggcaagaacaaagttcgttctggccaggacattccatacttcacgagaaaagcag GTCCGGAGCCAATGGTGAACTTGAAGTTAGTGAAAAATGACTCGTATGAGAAGGGCACAGACCTGATGGTTGTTAACGTCTACTTGAAAGAAATTTGCCGGCAGACCTCAAGGGTGCTGTTCAGGGAACAAGACTTCACTCTTATCTTCCAGACCAG TGATCCCAACTTTTTGCGCCTTCATCCGGATTGCGGACCAAACACTGTCTTTAAATGGCAGGTTAAACTCAG GAATCTAATCCAGCCAGATCAGTCCAGCTATGCCTTTACTCCGTCCCGAATCGACATTACCCTGAAGAAAAGACACAGTCAGCGCTGGGGGGGTCTGGAGGCCCCTGCCACACAAG GTGCAGTGGGGGGCGCCAAGGTTGCCGTGCCCTCCAGCCCTTCCACCCTCGAAAAAAGTCAGCCAGGAAGCAGCCAGCATGCACTTCCTGCTAAAGAAGAACCACGTGTGGGAGAGGAGAAGGTTAAACCCCCTCGAGCCTCAGATGACTCGGGTCTGGATGCTGTGGCCCCTCGCTCAGTCCCAGAGCAAATGTCCCTCAAACAGGAACCAACTATTGCAACG CCCAAGCCCACCTGCATGGTGCAGCCCATGACTCACACTCCTCCTCCAGGCAGTGAGAGAGCTGAAGAAGTGGAGGAGAAGAAGGTGTGTCTCCCTGGCTTCACTGGATTGGTCAATCTGGGAAACACTTGCTTTATGAACAGTGTGATCCAGTCCCTCTCAAATACACGGGAACTCAGGGATTATTTCCACG ACCGGGCGTTTGAGTCCgagattaactgtaataaccCATTGGGTACGGGTGGACGACTGGCCATTGGCTTTGCAGTTCTGCTTCGAGCGCTGTGGAAGGGCACTCACCATGCATTTCAACCCTCCAAATTAAAG GCTATAGTTGCCAGTAAAGCCAGTCAGTTTACAGGCTACGCGCAGCATGATGCTCAGGAGTTCATGGCTTTCTTGCTGGATGGGCTGCATGAGGACCTGAACCGCATCCAAGACAAACCATATACAGAGACCGTTGACTCAGACGGCCGTCAGGATGAG GTTGTTGCAGAAGAGGCATGGCAGAGGCATAAAATGAGGAACGATTCATTCATTGTTGACCTCTTTCAGGGCCAGTACAAGTCAAAGCTGGTGTGTCCAGTGTGTTCTAAG GTTTCCATAACCTTTGACCCCTTCCTGTACTTACCAGTCCCTCTTCCTCAGAAGCAGAAGGTGTTGACTGTTTTCTATTTCGCTAAAGAGCCTCACAAGAAACCTGTCAAG tttttggtcagtgtgagTAAAGAGAACTCGAGCACGACTGAAGTACTGGATTCAATATCTCGCAGTGTGAGGACCAGACCGGAGAATCTGAAGCTAGCAGAG GTGGTGAAGGGTAGATTCCACAGAATCTTTTCACCGTCTCAATCTTTAGACACGGTCTCGTCCAGTGACCTGCTCTTCTGCTTTGAGATGTTGTCAAAAGATCTAGCCAAAGAGAGGGTGGTGCTGCTGAAGGTCCAACAG AGACCTCAGGTCCCTAGCATCCCCATCACAAAGTGTGCTGGCTGCCTGAAGCCTCCTGCCTCTGACGATGAGAAGCTCAAGCGCTGTACTCGCTGTTACCGTGTTGGCTACTGCAATCA AGCCTGCCAGAAAAACCACTGGCCTACTCACAAGACCATGTGCCGGCCCAATGTGGAGAATATTGGACTGCCGTTTTTCATCACTGTGCCTGAGTCTAGGCTGACATATACCCGCCTCACACAGCTTCTGGAAGGCTACTCTAG GTACTCTGTCAATGTGTTCCAGCCACCTTTCCAGTCCGGTAGGACGTCCCCAGAGGCCAGCCTGTCCCGCTCTGACCTGACCTCCACGGCGAGCAGTGCCTCAGAGCGTCAAGAGCAGGAAGAAGAGCTGTCATCTGCAGGAGAAGTGGAAAACCTGAAGCAGGGTGACTCTGTCACAACCCCTCAAACAGAGACGGCGTCTACGCCCTCTGCAGCAGGTGGGGACACTCTCTCCATACACACAAATGACTCAGGATGCTGTGAGCTTGCCACCAGCTCCCAAGATTCTTTGGTGGAGAAAGAAACTTCATGTGAAAAGGCTATTAAACCAGAAG CTGTAGTGACTGGGTATCAGCAGCCTTCTGAGTCTGGGAGCGGAAGTGTGTCTCAATTCTACATCACCGTTCTGGACTCAAACCAAAAGGAGGACACAAAACTTGAGGACAAAG GTGATTCGGTACTGGAGCTGCCTGATGACTGCATGCTGGAGCTGGTGTGGAAGAACAATGAGCGGCTGAAGGAATATGTGCTGGTGCGTTCTAAAGAGCTGGAGTTTGATGAAGACCCGGGCTCTGCTACGGAGACATCCAGGGCAGGACACTTCACCTTAGAGCAGTGCCTGAACCTCTTTACCAAACCTGAGGTGCTGGCCCCTGAAGAGGCATG GTACTGTCCTAAGTGTCAGCAACACAGAGAGGCCTctaaacagctgctgctttggcGCCTTCCCAACGTGCTCATCATCCAGCTAAAGCGCTTCTCATTTAGGAGCTTCATATGGAGGGACAAGATAAATGATATGGTCGATTTCCCAGTCAG AAACTTGGACTTGAGTAAGTTCTGTATTGGTCATAAGGGTGACATCCAGCAGCCTCCGATCTATGACCTCTACGCTGTGATCAACCATTATGGTGGAATGATCGGAGGACACTACACAGCCTATGCTCGTCTTCCCAGTGACAAGAATAGCCAACGCAGCGATGTTG GTTGGCGTTTGTTTGACGACAGCACAGTGACAACAGTGGAAGAGAGTCAGGTGGTGACACGTTACGCCTATGTGCTGTTCTACCGCCGCAGGAACTCTCCAGTGGAGAGGCCGTCTCACTTGCTGGGGCCCCTTGGCGCTGAATCCTCTGCTGCAACTGGTGGTGCTGCCAGTCAG GCTTCTAGCCAGACACTGTTTGGGACAGACCTGGACCCAGATGGATCCCCTCAGTTGAGCACAGAAGTGACCTCTGAGATGTTTGCACACTCTGGAGAATGCACCGCCCCGTCCTACAGCAGCATGGAAGAGGTGGATTGA